The region ACGTTTACAAATGTTATTAACTCCACCTAGTGGCAGAAGccggtaatatatatatttttcactgtcGTGTTTTATGTGTATGTAGTATGTACATACTATAATAACTAGTTACTATCCCTAAACTCATCTATGaactgaaggggaaaaaaaatgactaaaaaagaTAACCGAAATAAACATATTTGAAAGCTATAtgtagtaatatttattattaaattaatttctttattttaataataacaggataaaaaactaattaaaacaaattaaaatggcaaaagcagACAACAGAATTAGTAaaactttaaactaaaattacattttaaactgaaaatagtttagtatatgaataatacagcatatttttgTGTTCGAAACACTGTTTTTGAGCAAAATCATTACAGCTGTAGATTAGACATGTATGTGAATTACACAGTTTCTTTTGCACGTAATATTACATTACTCACATGTGAACTCAATGTAAAGGCTAGCTGCTATAAATTCTTTGGCCACAAACAGTGAATACACAGGATTCAGCATTCTTGTTCACATTAGGATCAAATGCATGGTGTTGCGTGAACATAAAATGGGTTAAGGAACAAAGAAGACTGAGACCCCTCTGTATTAGACTTCTCACATCCAGATCACGTTGAAGTGGCAGTTGTTTCAGCATGTAGCTATAATTGCATACCAAATCCTCTCACTCTTTCCCAAAGGATCACAGAGCTGATGGGATATGAGCCAGATGATCTCCTGAACAGATCTGTGTACGAATACTATCATGCCCTGGATTCAGATCACCTCACCAAGACACATCACAACTGTGAGTACCCGGACAGAATGCATACCTGATCATGATAGAGGTTTCACTTTAACGTGCAAAACTGTTACAAAAGATGTCTTGTGGAAAACCTCTTATTGCAGAATGTCATTTTTCCCCAGTGTTCGCCAAGGGCCAGGCCACCACAGGCCAGTACCGCATGCTGGCTAAGAAAGGTGGTTTTGTGTGGGTGGAGACTCAGGCCACTGTTATCTACAACCCCAAGAATTCTCAGCCGCAGTGCATTGTGTGCGTCAACTTCGTTCTCAGGTACATATTCGGTTTTGTCACATATTTAGTGGAACAGTGGTTTTATGAgcaaaatattgtgaaaagatcTTTGCTGTATTTCGTGTGTATACAAATGTGTCTGATCATAATCCATCTTGAACGTTCTGTCCCGTCCAGTGGCATTGTGGAGGGGGATGTTGTCCTGTCCTTGCAGCAGACTGTGACAGAACCTGAGGCTGAGGAGAAAGAGAACAAGGAGATAGAAGATGAGGCCTCTGAGGTGGACATACTCAAACTCTTCAAGCCAGAAAACCTCAAGTGTCCCATAAAGAGCTCTGAACTTTATGAGAAGCTGAAAGGGAAGCCTGAAGCTCTTACTGTGTTGGCGCCTGCTGCAGGAGACACCATCATCTCTCTGGACTTCAACAACTCAGGTGCGTCCTGAAAGATGGTTAAGTGTTCAAATGGAACATATTAAGCTTTGCTCACTTTGATTTGCAGCAAATGTAAGGCAGATGTTTTCAATGAGAGCTGGCATGAGCAAAGAGCATATATATTCTCCTTCTCATTGTTCTCATCTTGTTTAATCATAGATGATATccctgcaacttgtatgaatgcTTTCCCTCCACAGTGTTCATTTTTAGTGGCAAAAAAGTGTAATTGTCCaaataaagtgacatttttaacagCAGCGCAGTTCAATAGCTGTGGCTCGTTGTGCAGCCCACCAGTATTGTAAGGCAACCAGAAGTTGAAGAAGAACGTCTACTAGCAACTGACAGCTCATACACttctgttgaaaagtttggggttggtaagatttttgtaatgtttatccaaaaaaaaattatattatgctcaccaaggctgcatttatttattaaaaacataataatgtatttaaaatgaattcttattttaatatatttaaaaatgtaatttattcctgtgatagcaaagctgaattttcagcagctgttaatccagtcttcagtgtcacatgatccttcagaaactatTTTCATTAGGATTCTGTGAATAGTAAGTTGAgacaaacagcatttatttgaaatggtaaactttagtaacaatgtaaaataattaaatctcacttttaatcatttgaatgcatccttgctgaataaaagtgttaaaattGTTCTCACCCACCCCCGAAAAATAAATTCTTACTggccccaaaacttttgaatgtacCTTGATATAATGCAATTCCTCTGCAACTTTGTAACCTTTTTAATGACTGAAAACATATTTACTAATCCTCTGAGACTGTTATATGAGAAATATGGATTCATAATCTTAGTTTCTGAACTAAATATGCACATAATTCCTTGGTGTGCTTCCAATAATCATTTATCAATAATTCAATTTCCTCCAGATTCTGACATGCAGCTGCTGAAGGAGGTGCCCCTCTACAATGATGTCATGCTGCCCTCCAGCAGCGAGAAGCTGCCCATCAGTCTGTCTCCTCTGACCCCCCTTGACTCCACCCCAGTCCTGACCAAACTAGAGACCGGAGCGGAGGACTTCCCTTTCTGCTCTGCTTCTGATCGTGGTCCAGACTCCACAAACTCATCTTCCACATCTGGACTGGGCTCCTCGAGGGTAAGTACTCATTAAACGTTTGCATTTTTTTAGCTGCTATTTTTAGTCTTTTAAAAGGATTGCTTCTTTTTAATGGTAAATGAgattctgtgtgtgtatttttagccCAACAGCCCCATGGAATACTGTTTCCAAGTAGACTCAGACATCAGTTCTGAATTCAAACTGGACCTGGTTGAGAAACTGTTTGCTATTGATACCGAGGCAAAGACCCCTTTTAGCTCCCAGGTAACCCTTTAACTGAAATATTTCCCTCTGTGGTCATTATTGCATTGCTTAAATTTCACAAGACTGTGATTTTCTAGGCCATGGAGGATCTCGACCTAGAGATGCTGGCTCCATACATCCCAATGGATGATGACTTCCAGCTGCATATCCCCTCTAAACTGGATCCGCTCCCCTCTGGCCCTCACTCTGTGTCCGCCATGAGCTCCCTGTTCCAACCCTTACCCTCCCCTACATCTCCAGCCTCTTCCTCCAGCAGCGTAGTGAAGCAGGAGCCGTCATCCCAGGCCCCTTCACCCCTGCACCTGCTGCAGGAGGTGTGCAGTGCCCCTGTGTCACCCTTCAGCGGCAGTCGCGATGTTTCCCCTGCTCGGTCTCCCACCCCACAGAACAGCAATCAGCTCAACAACAGGTAGAGCTCTCACTGGCATGACGTCCTGCTGGCATCATCTACAGTACAGTCAATCTCAGTCAGATCAATCCTTTAGCAGAGGGATCGGATAGCTGATCTGTATTAAACTGCAATTAGATTAAAACCAAGGTTCTACCATTAGCATAGAGCACGGATTCGGACTTCATTTATATGTCACTACTAGTAAATTAACTGATTTTGTATTTGTTGCTCCAATTTCACAGAGAGCTGTCACCAAAGATGCTAGCCATCCAGAATGCTCAACGTAAGAGGAAGTtggaggaagtgacatcactttGTGAGGCTGTTGGACTGGTCAGTCTGAAAATAGAttaagtaaaaatgaataaactgatGAAAACCCACTTACAGAATAAACTCCTAAATCAAAGAAGGAAAAAGCTTATGTGAAACATTGTTAAATGATTCTTGAAAAAGAGTTTAACCACTCTCCAATTTCCTGCAGGGTGCTTTGCTTCAGAGTGTGGACAGTGTTGTCGAACCTGGAAAGAGGGCAAAGGTTTTAGAGGTTAAAGGATCGAGTATGCTTGGAGGAAATAAAACCATTCTCATACTGCCCTCTGGTTAGTAACAAGACCATCAAACTCTGCCATGTAGTTTATGAATTTTTAAATGCAAGTGAAGtaactttatattaaaatactaGCAAAATTAGTatcaaaagtgtaaaaaaaaatttagtgtATTCAGTTCGCAGGGAAATACTTTAGTACTTTTTACTTGACGGTAATGCAACTTGTAATTTTTTGAGTTCCATCTTAGCATGTAAATACAATGGTCAATTAATTAGCTCATCTCTTTTCCCTTCTGATTCTGCAGATGTGGCCAGTCGCCTGTTGTGCAGTTCTTTAGAGAGCAGCCATGGGCTGCCTCAGCTAACACGTTACGACTGCGAAGTCAACGCTCCCGTGCAGGACCGCCATCATCTCCTGCAGGGAGAGGAGCTCCTGCGTGCTCTGGACCAAGTCAACTGAGCTTTGCTGTGTTAAGCAATTCTGGACACTGCATCCCCATCTCTGCCCACTGCCCCCTGGATCCCTGAAATCAGCTTCCAGTTTTTCTCCTTTTATTCCAAGCCCTAATATCAAGCCCTCTATAAACCCCAGTGTATTAAAAATGTACTAGATGACCTgcaccttttatttttttcaccagtGATGTGGAGAGGAGCCCAGAGGGAGTCCATCCATCCCAGTGTGTAGAGGGCCTGGAGACAGAGGAGTGTAATATAACTTAACAGTGGCAGCAACCAGACAAGTGTTAAGAGCCTTAATGTTAAATGCACACTGATGCACAGATGCTTACACCTACAATCTCTCGCACTCCCTCTGGATTCCCTgttttcacctaaaaataaatccCCGTGGTGTTTTATCCTCTTCCCCAAAGCGTGTGTATTGTAGCTACAGTCGCACAATCTATTTTCTTAAGATAAAATACCAGCAGTCCATGCAATATATGAAACCATTTTTATGAATATGTACTTTTAATGAAAGATTGAACAATTTATTTTCAAGAGTTTTGTTGTGTAGCGGTTATgtgagttgtgtgtgtgcactcataGCCTCAGTGGTTAAACGCTGTCGGATATTTATGAGTGTTGCTTTCATTGCAATGGTATTTGCTTATTTCACTAAGTTTTCTCTTGAACAGTACAGATGAATTGCAAAAGAGCCATTGAAAGTAATGATGGAGAATGTGCAAAAAAGGGAATTCAAAATCATGATGTGGTGTTCTCATGATGGTTTTTGTCTCAAAGAGGTTGAAACAGATTTATAGTTTAATTATGCaatggatttttatatttttctgtttagTTCTGGACGTGGTAGATGCTTAATGTAATTCATGCTTAATGAGCTGTTTTAGATCATACAAAAAGCTGATGTATCATTTATcccagttttacaggtatttatAATGGCATTAGAACATGAATGCTTAGTTTAGTTCAGATGAATGTTAGCCTTTTGACAACGTCCTGCAATTATTTTATGAGCTTTTATCTTGTTTTTCAATAGGAAAgacatattattttatgttactgTAATCTTCATTTATCTCTGCAGACTTCTCCTTTATTCTCTTAAcactaaatgttttgtttattgcaTAATCAGTAAAAGACAATTGTGGACCAGAATTTTGTGATGTTTCAATTGACGTGAcactttttacaattattattattattcaggactacgttaaattacatttgaaacagAGTGACAAAACACTTCTATGATGGACTTTCAATATCTAAATTATTTTTGTGGAGATTAAAGTTCAAGTGTCTGCACATTGAATAGAAATGCTAAAATTCTCGGTGGGGAAGTTATTTGGAACATAGTTTggtgtaattttaattaataataataataaataaataaaagcagtgaaGCAGccaagttttaaaatataaacttttattttattataaaatattatttaaaaaaattaaattgtgaaaAACACAGGACACACACTCGTCTGTGGgggtgacgtctgaggctgagactaagaAAACCCCAACAATAGTATTAACATTCATGGTTTAAATATCACGATATGATATCGTCAATCattttttgctgtttaaaatgGTATAACCGTTTTTCAAATATTCATGAAATCAACATGAATTTAGAGATTACATTTCAAAGACTGAACTTCATGTTTTTTGCAATCTGGTTTCTTTTACCGTTCATTTCAGTGAACgagttaaaaaaaatgtcactgaAATGCATGAAACCTGGGTACCTTTTTCTGTTAGATTGTAACAATACAGGTGATTAAATTACACTGAATCACTTTCCTGCATGTTTAATGACTGATACATTTTGGTCCTGGACAAGATTCCTACATTGCAATTTTGCACCAGCCTTAAacctaaaataattttcattcttcatgccctgttaaagggatactccaccctaaaatgaaaattttgtcattaatcaccacCCTTGTACCGATGTCGTTCCGAATCCGTAAAAgctcagttcatcttcggaacacaatttaagatattttagatgcaaACCTGGAGGCTTTAGACtttcccatagactgccaagtaaataacagtgtcaaggtccagaaaaatgTGTCATCCGCGCCAAATTCTGCACTGTTTCTACattctgctttgatttgaaataaaacggcacatccttgtggtgcggatgacacagaagagcacacacagcaaggtgatatggagtgacacagaggagactgctgacaaaggaattattgaataacgTCATTattgttttcttcacttacaaaaagtgttcccatcGCTTCATAAAACCCAGATTGCACTTCTGATGGCAGATTGAGTATTCTGACGActacttttcataccttttctggaccttgacactgttatttacttggcagtcaatgggacagtctcaagcctccaggttttcatcaaaatatcttaaattgtgttccgaagacgaaaggaacttttatgggtttggaacgacatggggataagtgattaatgacaaacttttcattttggggtggagtaaccctttaacctCAAAACTGCTGCTCCGATGTGCAAACTTGTCAAAGATGCTTACTGTAAAGAAAAGAGCGCAAAAGCATCACTAGGTTTAAGAATAATATTACTCTGAGCCAGAGTGTTGGACATGTTGATTGAATTAATTGGtttctaaattatataatgaGAGAAAAGCCTGCTGTGGTGGATGGGGTAGAGAAAAGAGGTTTGGAGATGGCCCTCTATCCCCTTTTTGTATAAGAGCTGTAGTGGGAACATATCAGAGACTTACTGATGGTAAAATCCTTCTGTTATGAACTTAGATCTTAAAAGTCACTACATAAGTTAATTCTAGATGATTCTTCAAATAGAGGCTCTTCTCCTTTTTAAGATGTGTCTGATCTGCTGTGCAGTGAGTCAAATAGTTAGCAACACTGAACCTGCTGTGAGTCCCACAGTTATCAACACCAACTCTGCAGTGAGTCTGGAAGCAGACAGCAATATTGACTCTGCAGTGAACCCCAGAACAGACGAGGCTGAGTCCCACtgttgttttcaacactgactGCAGTGAGTCTCACAGCAGATAACAACACTGACTCTGTGGCAAACTCCACAGCAGATGGAGCTGTTGTCTGTTCAGTTCATTTAGCAAATGTTGAACACAGAAAAGTTAGGctacatagtgttgctttaagGTATGTTAacttacactttttttaatgcatcttaTGCTCAGTATTTATAGAACTTGGCCTGTCTAAACTCATACGGACCAAAAATGCttgacatgtttttaaattccTGCTTGGTATTTAAAGACACAAAGCTTCTGTTCAGGATTCAGGACTGGAATGAAATCACCTCTGTGCGTGTTAGCAGTTTATTCTTTGTTTTGTTAATCAGGTGGCTTTGAAATTGTCCATCCCATCCCTACATCCCATATTAATTATAGACTATGATTAATTCATATAGTTGCATTTTTCAACAATTTATGGTCAAAAATCCTTGTTATGGAAACCACATCCATCTAACAATCATATCTTCTTTAGAGTCTTAAATCGTATTACTACTTGGGTatgtttaaatattgaatatagtttctgatttgtatttttataccaTCCCTCCATTTGCTTGGATGTtcaaatactgtatttaattatAGTGCATatatagtaaaaatgtaaaatatattaataaaatataaaaaatatataataataaaaaatatatattttatttaaaaaataaaacaaaatatatatttataatcaaaatgtttattaataataataataataataataataatagtagtgatAATATCACTTGTGAATCGCCTATTATCCCAAATATATgtattactactaccccaaattTTAAAGAAGTGACTTTTATATCCCTACTGACAACAGGGAGCAATGAAAAGTATAAATTTACTCATCTTATTTTCACAGAAACCCAGACTGTCATATAATCACTTTGTCTGAGAtacagggacagttcacccaaaaataaaaattcagcaaACCCTACTTCTGCTGATGTGTTTTGGGGTGAAGGTCTATAAAGCATCTAAAAGGTTCCTGATGTGACTGACTTGCAACTAACCTTCGAAGCGAGCAAACACGTTCTGGATGATGTGAATGAAGAGTTTCGGGACCGCAGGGACAGAGTGGTGAACTTGCTTCCAATGAAATGCTAGAAGTGAGTATTTAGtagcaaaatgtttttattgtgaaatgtATTGCCTACTTTAAAACAGTTTTGACTGCATAAATTTCTTTACACATcatttgaaattaataaatgatataaGTATTTTTGATACACGGGAAATGTGCCATGGTCGTTATGAGAGCCAAAAGAAATCATCAGTGCAAATTCCATCTGGAGTGATGCTGCTTAACCTGACACGTTTAGTTCAGAAATGTGCTTTTGAGTACCAAAAGTGGCAGGACAAAATTGCAGTGAGCTGGTGAAGTTTAATACTATGCACTGAatagtattttttctttctttctttatttttaagctCCTTTTCAGTTTGTATAACTTTGATTTACTAGTGTGCATTATTCATTAATACATTTGTACTCGGgctgcaaaggaaaaaaaaaaaaaactcataggAGAAAGCCACTCAGAATCTGAGGTGCGTTAAACCCCACCAGGAACTTTCCATAGTAAAGTATGAAACCTTTTTGTCCACAGGATGGAAACATTCaagttttgactttttatctcataattctgactttttctctaaATTCTGAATTTCTATCTCACAGTTTGGTCTTTTTCTTCAGAATTATTTTCCTGGTCCCCATCTCTCAGGACCAGAACCTGGCCTTTGGTATATTTCATATAGTGAATTTGTCATTTTACCTAAATATTATCACTGTATGtaatgtatatgtttatttttccCTTTCAGTAAAAAGTAAAATCCAGAGAAGATTCAAGTGGTAAAATTATTCAGCTACGAGTCATGTCAGATGACATTGCGTAATCTAATCCACAgtgctttatttaataatatgaatGTTTGAATACTAAAGCATTAGTTATATTTTGGtttggacaaaaataaataatacaattagatACATCCTCCTGTTGCATTTCTAGCTTGATCATACTTATAATTTTTTGCTTTGCTTAACCTGTTACGTTTTTCATATACAGAATGCATAGATTTTAGATCAAGAAAACCACCAAATGTAGGTTAAGGTTTTATGTTTTCAGAAAGCATTAGTGGTATTACATTGCTTTGgccaaatcatttttaaaaagtttgttttaataaaagtatGATCAAGGCCACTAGAAAATGAAAAGCCATGCAAAATCTCCCTCTAGTGGAGGTGTTTACAGCGTTGGTTCCCTTTTTAATACACAGGTGTAtttatctcaataaattagaatatcgtggaaaagttaatttatttcagtatttaatatacgagtttcacaatttgagttgaattactcaaataaatgagcttttccatgacattctaattcattgagatgcacctgtataaaaGCTTCGACAACACTTTTTTAGACAACAGCCACAAGTATGATGATAGCCCCACAGGGTAAATTAAATCCTTCAGTTTGGGGAACCCCTTTCATCTGGGCCCACCACAAATATCCTTGTGTGTCCCTCAGTGTGCTCCTCTATGTGGGCTTTGTCAAGTCCGTATAAAACCACGAGATTAAGATGCTATCCTGCCATCTTATCCATGACATAGAAAACCTGTCTACAAGAAATGTTATAActaagttttaagttttaagttttttaaatttGCAGTTGGCTATAATTAACAGAAATGTAGCCTAATCAGATTCTCCTATTGTTTTTGTCCACATTTTCCTGACCCTTTTTTTGTCTTCTAAATTGTCATAATGAGGCATTTCATGAGCCAAGTAAAcctattttttcttattattctataTTCCCTTTCAGTTTTCTTACTTTTATTTATACTGTTGCACACGTTATTAagcaataatacaaattataaaaaaaaaaacaataacaaaacaacgttttataattacaattttcTACGTTGTCATAATGAGGTATTTTACGAGACAAACGAACCGATCTACTTATTAACTATAAGGATGACGTCATTTTAAGCTACAttcatttttctgtttattaatcagttcctttttgaaaaagttacttgtaagtttttaaaattaatatttttacaataattacCAAAATATCTAGTTTTCCTTTAGGAGGCGCTCGACTGCTTATAAAGCTGAAAACTCAACTGGGCCGCATTCAAATGACGTGCCGTTTAATCTCGGAGACATTTGTGTTATTATGACTTAAGTGAGTTATTTCCGAGCatctgtgatttttcttttttggaaaaaaaataaatcttcagCAATCCCTAtgagatgatttaaaaaaaaaaaatcatttagtaGCCTAAACGACTGATTGGTGAAACCTGCTTAGCGCGGAGAAAAGTAACAGGTACCACGTGAAATGGGAATTGACGAGCTGCTTTGGATGCGTCCTGTACaacaatttacttaaaaatgacaTCGAAAAACGTTTAGTCATTTAGGCTACTTTAAtatgcacactgaaaaaaaacaggTAAGGTTTTTTATAAGAAATCATCAATCTTGATAAAGTGTAATGCACCCCCCATTTCAGATCCTCCTGTTTGTTTCATGCTAACTTAgtgatttaattttattagtaACGTTAAATAAGTATTGCCTGCGGACCATGATTGAGGAAGACCGGGACCTCCTGTGCGTCACTGCTAGTGCGCGTCCCCTCTTTCAATTACGTATTTGTCGCCCTCCCTGCTAAATAACGGGTACTTCCTAGCTCCCTGTGAAATAGCCACTCTATTTTACCACTGTCTCTTGGTTTGGTTACAGCTATGCGGCGCACATTATAATCTGCCATTGTTTAATGCAGCTTTGCACGCGCTTGGGTTGACAGCATCTCACGAGCAGCGCGTGGGATAATCGATTCAGTGTTAAAGCCCTTTCGCCTTTAACCATGGCAAGCGACGCGCTCCACAGATTCGTTTGCCTTTGTCGATACCTACAGGATCCCTGCCATGTCGCCAGATTCCAGCAGCTCTGCGGCGTCCGCGGGACATTTTCTAAAAAACCAGCCGAGGCTGGCGAGAGTGACGAGGAGCCCGGGGTCAACGGTGCTTGCGTGGGGCAATGTCAGGGAGACCGCGCGGCTAGTGTTGGGGATCCAGCACACGGACTTCAGGGCCAAAGGCTAAGAAAAAGTTTAAATGCTGCTGGAAATGTTGAACAGGACGAGGGTTCCGCTGCTTTTCTCAACGGACCGTCGGAGCGAGACACAGAGAGGGACTCCAAAGGGACAGTGAAGCCTTTACGCAGGAACTCATTGACTGGTGATGTTGGCCAGGAGTTCATCATCGAGAACAAGTTTCTCTTCTATCTCTTTACCATCGGCACCGAGCTGGGCAACGAGATGTTCTTCATCGTGTTCTTCCCCTTCTTGATGTGGAACGTCGACCCTTATGTGAGCCGGCAGCTGATCGTGGTGTGGGCCTGGGTGCTGTTCCTCGGCCAGTCCACCAAAGATCTGGTCCGCTGGACCCGTCCCGCCTCTCCTCCTGTGGTCAAAGTGGAGGTGTTCTACAACACGGAGTACAGCATGCCCTCCACACACGCCATGTCCGGCACCGCGCTGCCCTTCTGTCTGTTCCTGCTCACGTGCAGCCGGTGGCAGGTATACTGCACTCTTGCGCTGTTTCCACACAAAACCAATCGATAACCGTCCCCACGTGAGGCATTTGACAGAATCCCTTTGGTCTGTTCATGACaatcttatttttttactaaCATGTATGTTTATATTACTAGTTATTAGCACTTATTCCTAGAGTATTAAGTATATTTTCAATCAGCCATCAGCTCTCAGGTCGTTAAAA is a window of Carassius auratus strain Wakin chromosome 45, ASM336829v1, whole genome shotgun sequence DNA encoding:
- the LOC113063370 gene encoding hypoxia-inducible factor 1-alpha-like isoform X2 encodes the protein MDSGVVTEKKRVSSERRKEKSRDAARSRRGKESEVFYELAHQLPLPHNVTSHLDKASIMRLTISYLRMRKLLSSDEEEKENEEESQLNSFYLKALEGFLMVLSEDGDMVYLSENVTKSMGLTQFDLTGHSIFEFSHPCDHEELREMLVHKTGSKKTKEQNTERSFFLRMKCTLTSRGRTVNIKSATWKVLHCAGHVRVQERSEDSGDSGFKEPPLTYLVLICEPIPHPSNIEVPLDSKTFLSRHTLDMKFSYCDERITELMGYEPDDLLNRSVYEYYHALDSDHLTKTHHNLFAKGQATTGQYRMLAKKGGFVWVETQATVIYNPKNSQPQCIVCVNFVLSGIVEGDVVLSLQQTVTEPEAEEKENKEIEDEASEVDILKLFKPENLKCPIKSSELYEKLKGKPEALTVLAPAAGDTIISLDFNNSDSDMQLLKEVPLYNDVMLPSSSEKLPISLSPLTPLDSTPVLTKLETGAEDFPFCSASDRGPDSTNSSSTSGLGSSRPNSPMEYCFQVDSDISSEFKLDLVEKLFAIDTEAKTPFSSQAMEDLDLEMLAPYIPMDDDFQLHIPSKLDPLPSGPHSVSAMSSLFQPLPSPTSPASSSSSVVKQEPSSQAPSPLHLLQEVCSAPVSPFSGSRDVSPARSPTPQNSNQLNNRELSPKMLAIQNAQRKRKLEEVTSLCEAVGLGALLQSVDSVVEPGKRAKVLEVKGSSMLGGNKTILILPSDVASRLLCSSLESSHGLPQLTRYDCEVNAPVQDRHHLLQGEELLRALDQVN
- the LOC113063371 gene encoding sphingosine-1-phosphate phosphatase 1-like, which encodes MASDALHRFVCLCRYLQDPCHVARFQQLCGVRGTFSKKPAEAGESDEEPGVNGACVGQCQGDRAASVGDPAHGLQGQRLRKSLNAAGNVEQDEGSAAFLNGPSERDTERDSKGTVKPLRRNSLTGDVGQEFIIENKFLFYLFTIGTELGNEMFFIVFFPFLMWNVDPYVSRQLIVVWAWVLFLGQSTKDLVRWTRPASPPVVKVEVFYNTEYSMPSTHAMSGTALPFCLFLLTCSRWQYPFIFGLSIALFWSVLVCISRIYMGMHSVLEVITGFLYSVLILAVLQPMLHDIDTFYLSHSYAPLIVLLLHVGFSLVAFSLDSWSTSRGDTAQALATAAGAALASRLNHQLGLHPDPPEEALPLTLPLIDGALLTRSIMRLLVGVAVLLAVRAAMKAVAIPLACKIFGVPSDDVRKARQHAHVELAYRFMVYGTVAYCCVFLVPLLFGFLGLS
- the LOC113063370 gene encoding hypoxia-inducible factor 1-alpha-like isoform X1; this translates as MEISVGITEAGKCCLVFRVSSERRKEKSRDAARSRRGKESEVFYELAHQLPLPHNVTSHLDKASIMRLTISYLRMRKLLSSDEEEKENEEESQLNSFYLKALEGFLMVLSEDGDMVYLSENVTKSMGLTQFDLTGHSIFEFSHPCDHEELREMLVHKTGSKKTKEQNTERSFFLRMKCTLTSRGRTVNIKSATWKVLHCAGHVRVQERSEDSGDSGFKEPPLTYLVLICEPIPHPSNIEVPLDSKTFLSRHTLDMKFSYCDERITELMGYEPDDLLNRSVYEYYHALDSDHLTKTHHNLFAKGQATTGQYRMLAKKGGFVWVETQATVIYNPKNSQPQCIVCVNFVLSGIVEGDVVLSLQQTVTEPEAEEKENKEIEDEASEVDILKLFKPENLKCPIKSSELYEKLKGKPEALTVLAPAAGDTIISLDFNNSDSDMQLLKEVPLYNDVMLPSSSEKLPISLSPLTPLDSTPVLTKLETGAEDFPFCSASDRGPDSTNSSSTSGLGSSRPNSPMEYCFQVDSDISSEFKLDLVEKLFAIDTEAKTPFSSQAMEDLDLEMLAPYIPMDDDFQLHIPSKLDPLPSGPHSVSAMSSLFQPLPSPTSPASSSSSVVKQEPSSQAPSPLHLLQEVCSAPVSPFSGSRDVSPARSPTPQNSNQLNNRELSPKMLAIQNAQRKRKLEEVTSLCEAVGLGALLQSVDSVVEPGKRAKVLEVKGSSMLGGNKTILILPSDVASRLLCSSLESSHGLPQLTRYDCEVNAPVQDRHHLLQGEELLRALDQVN